A single genomic interval of Flavobacterium sp. N2820 harbors:
- a CDS encoding glycosyltransferase family 4 protein produces the protein MKLVVISSAPIVQKDGKNQLYAPYEKEMQLWAKHTNSIQFCCPIWNEDKKLLIAPISFEIAPTIELEEFDITSFSNILQAIPKALIDLYRIFKAMKKADHIHLRCPGNISLLALIVQILFPKKIKTAKYAGNWDPKAKQPLTYKLQRWILSNTFLTKNMQVLVYGDWENQTKNIKPFFTATYDEIDVQHSKYNIQRSKFTAPYRFLFVGTLSKGKQPLYAVQLVEELCKKGEKVIFDLYGEGVLRTEIEHYISQNNLSELIKLKGNQPKETILEAYQTSHFLILPSKSEGWPKVIAEAMFWGCVPIASPVSCVTYMMGNGSRGIILREKLCEDANQITEVINNQVLCQKMVSEGQSWSQQFTTNMFETEISKLLKGELI, from the coding sequence ATGAAGTTAGTTGTAATTTCTTCAGCACCCATAGTTCAAAAAGACGGAAAAAACCAACTTTATGCGCCTTACGAAAAGGAAATGCAATTATGGGCCAAACATACTAATTCAATTCAGTTTTGTTGTCCTATTTGGAATGAAGATAAAAAGTTATTAATAGCTCCAATTTCTTTTGAAATAGCTCCAACTATCGAGTTGGAAGAATTTGATATTACTTCTTTTTCTAATATTTTACAAGCAATTCCAAAGGCTTTAATCGATTTATATCGAATATTTAAAGCGATGAAAAAAGCGGACCATATTCACTTGCGTTGTCCAGGAAACATATCATTATTGGCATTAATTGTTCAAATACTTTTTCCTAAAAAAATAAAAACAGCTAAATATGCTGGCAATTGGGATCCAAAAGCAAAACAGCCTCTTACCTACAAATTACAACGTTGGATTTTAAGCAATACATTCTTAACTAAGAACATGCAAGTCTTGGTATATGGTGATTGGGAAAATCAAACAAAAAATATAAAGCCTTTTTTTACTGCTACCTATGATGAAATAGACGTTCAACATTCAAAATATAATATTCAACGTTCAAAATTTACAGCACCTTATCGTTTTCTTTTTGTAGGTACATTGTCTAAAGGGAAACAACCTTTGTATGCGGTTCAACTTGTAGAAGAGTTGTGTAAAAAAGGAGAAAAAGTTATCTTTGATTTATATGGTGAAGGTGTTTTAAGAACAGAAATAGAACACTATATATCTCAAAATAATTTGAGTGAATTAATTAAACTAAAAGGAAACCAACCTAAAGAAACGATTTTAGAAGCCTACCAAACAAGTCATTTTCTTATTTTACCCTCTAAAAGTGAAGGATGGCCAAAAGTAATTGCTGAAGCGATGTTTTGGGGTTGTGTTCCAATAGCTTCGCCTGTTTCTTGTGTTACTTATATGATGGGAAATGGAAGTAGAGGTATTATTTTACGTGAAAAATTATGCGAAGATGCTAACCAAATTACAGAAGTTATAAATAATCAAGTGCTGTGTCAAAAAATGGTTTCGGAAGGACAATCGTGGTCTCAACAATTCACAACCAATATGTTTGAAACTGAAATAAGTAAGTTGCTAAAAGGAGAATTAATTTAG
- a CDS encoding glycosyltransferase family 4 protein gives MKKHLLYIGNQLSKHGYNKTTIETLGQQLEQEHYLVVYASDKKSFPFRMLDMVCAVFKYSNKVSYLLIDTYSTKAFWYAFVCSQFARILSIKYIPILHGGDLPNRLKRNPRLCRLVFANAYCNVAPSGYLKQAFEQEGYGNVLHIPNTIALESYTFKQRVQFAPKLLWVRAFASIYNPMMAVKVLVDLQKKYPKATLTMVGPDKDGSLLTTKTYASDASVPVTFTGKLSKEDWWQLASTHDIFMNTTHFDNTPVSVMEAMALGLPVVSTNVGGIPFLLTHEVDALLVDDTDVSGMVEAIQRLLAHPEETQQMILNAKHLVAQMDWQVVKKQWINLLD, from the coding sequence ATGAAGAAGCACCTGTTGTACATAGGGAATCAACTGTCTAAACACGGTTATAACAAAACTACTATAGAAACGCTAGGCCAACAATTGGAGCAAGAGCACTATTTGGTTGTTTATGCTTCTGATAAAAAATCATTTCCTTTTCGAATGTTGGATATGGTGTGTGCCGTTTTTAAGTATAGCAATAAAGTTTCTTATTTATTGATAGATACTTACAGCACTAAAGCGTTTTGGTATGCTTTTGTGTGTAGTCAGTTTGCACGAATTTTAAGCATCAAATACATTCCTATTTTGCATGGTGGTGATTTACCAAATCGGTTAAAAAGGAATCCTAGATTATGTCGGTTGGTTTTTGCTAATGCTTATTGCAATGTGGCTCCTTCAGGTTATTTAAAACAAGCTTTTGAGCAAGAAGGATACGGTAATGTTCTTCATATTCCGAATACTATTGCTCTTGAAAGTTACACGTTTAAACAAAGAGTACAATTTGCTCCAAAGTTGCTTTGGGTGCGCGCCTTTGCTTCCATTTATAATCCTATGATGGCTGTAAAAGTATTAGTGGATTTGCAAAAAAAATATCCAAAAGCTACACTCACTATGGTGGGGCCCGATAAAGATGGTAGTTTGCTAACTACCAAAACTTATGCCTCTGATGCATCTGTACCCGTTACTTTTACTGGGAAATTGTCTAAAGAGGATTGGTGGCAGTTGGCTTCAACACACGATATTTTTATGAATACCACACATTTTGATAATACTCCAGTAAGTGTTATGGAAGCCATGGCACTTGGTTTGCCGGTTGTGAGTACCAATGTAGGTGGAATTCCATTTTTACTAACACATGAAGTAGATGCTTTGTTAGTTGATGATACTGATGTTTCTGGAATGGTAGAGGCAATCCAACGATTGTTAGCGCATCCAGAAGAAACACAACAAATGATACTAAACGCAAAACATTTAGTAGCACAAATGGATTGGCAAGTGGTTAAAAAACAATGGATTAATTTGTTGGATTAG
- a CDS encoding LytR/AlgR family response regulator transcription factor, whose amino-acid sequence MAHFNLIKELDFNIPKFIFISKDERDAFTAYRHNAVDFLRKPLDFNDLIISIYKVIKTIEMEISFQDQKLNQIQSINLNQQNNGYLAISSADKIELIKVDDIVYCRADGKYTEFVLNNGTKILSSKNLGEYNSVLTHTYFFRIHHSYVVNIKHIVKISKKDGLYCEFTNGVALPIAKRRQEEFIKFIKL is encoded by the coding sequence ATGGCTCATTTTAATTTAATTAAAGAATTGGATTTTAATATTCCTAAGTTTATTTTTATTTCAAAAGACGAGCGCGATGCCTTTACGGCTTATCGCCATAATGCTGTTGATTTTTTAAGAAAGCCACTGGATTTTAATGATTTAATTATTTCCATCTACAAAGTGATTAAAACTATTGAAATGGAAATTAGTTTTCAGGATCAAAAATTAAACCAAATTCAATCGATTAATTTAAACCAACAAAACAATGGTTATTTAGCAATATCATCAGCTGATAAAATCGAATTGATAAAAGTAGATGATATCGTATATTGTAGAGCCGATGGAAAATATACCGAATTTGTATTGAATAATGGTACCAAAATATTATCGAGTAAGAACCTTGGTGAATATAATAGTGTGTTAACGCATACTTATTTTTTTAGAATTCATCATTCTTATGTAGTAAATATCAAGCATATAGTAAAAATTTCTAAAAAAGACGGACTCTATTGTGAGTTTACAAATGGTGTTGCTTTGCCTATTGCTAAACGCAGACAAGAAGAGTTTATCAAATTTATTAAATTGTAA
- a CDS encoding serine O-acetyltransferase gives MGCWNLVFLDYKKYKKYGGNFVTIIFLTQGFWAVFQYRIAHAVYKTPVPIVKQVLRILCLFWQKAIEVLTGISIPASAQIGHSFYIGHFGGIILNAKTVIGNNCNISQGVTIGVSGHGEKRGVPKIGNNVYIGANAVVAGNIVVEDNVLIAACSLVNSNVAYNSVMLGVPAIKVSEKSSEGYI, from the coding sequence ATGGGCTGTTGGAATCTTGTATTTTTGGATTATAAAAAATATAAAAAATATGGTGGTAATTTTGTTACAATTATATTTTTAACGCAAGGATTTTGGGCTGTTTTTCAGTACCGAATTGCACATGCTGTATATAAAACACCTGTTCCAATTGTAAAACAAGTATTGCGAATTTTGTGTTTGTTTTGGCAAAAAGCAATTGAAGTGCTAACAGGAATTTCGATACCCGCTTCTGCACAAATTGGACATTCTTTTTATATAGGACATTTTGGAGGAATTATTCTAAATGCAAAGACAGTTATTGGAAACAATTGTAATATTTCGCAAGGAGTAACAATTGGTGTTTCTGGGCATGGTGAAAAAAGAGGTGTTCCAAAAATTGGGAACAATGTTTATATTGGTGCAAATGCTGTTGTGGCTGGAAATATTGTCGTGGAAGACAATGTTTTGATAGCTGCTTGTTCATTAGTAAATAGTAATGTCGCTTACAACAGTGTGATGCTTGGTGTTCCAGCTATTAAAGTATCAGAAAAAAGTTCGGAGGGCTACATTTAA
- a CDS encoding O-antigen ligase family protein, with protein MTTNESNQYIKFVLIHLVIGLLIYFVPFVSKLYAISIILVGYRYVILRKNTNNEALYVAAYIVGAEVFLRMTEGNFFEQYAKYGVMGVLLIGMFFKGFSKNAILYWIFGMLLLPSIFLSFFTLNFETDIRKAITFNIIGPITLMVCSIYCYQRKITFEQIKKILDMLAYPLMATLVYMYLYTPSVKDVVTNTESNFETSGGFGPNQVSTILGLGIFLFFVKIVLSSKTTLIRNINILFFIIITFRGIVTFSRGGVITGFVMILVVVFLLLYYTKAEAKSKVVMLVVFGAFALGGIWLYSSIQTSGLIDKRYANQDARGREKLSKLTGREQLIESEFNMFLENPIFGVGVGKNKEYRLETTGLDAASHNEITRMLAEHGMFGLFALIILLITPFLLYLNNQQNIFVFSFVIFWLLTINHAAMRIAAPAFIYALSLLKVSFINEEAPVVHRESTV; from the coding sequence ATGACAACAAACGAATCAAATCAATATATTAAGTTTGTACTCATCCATTTAGTAATTGGACTACTAATTTATTTTGTGCCTTTCGTATCAAAATTATATGCTATTTCAATAATTTTAGTAGGATATCGTTATGTTATATTACGTAAAAACACCAATAATGAAGCGCTTTATGTAGCAGCCTATATAGTAGGGGCCGAAGTATTTTTGCGGATGACAGAAGGTAATTTTTTTGAACAATATGCAAAATATGGGGTAATGGGGGTTTTGTTAATTGGGATGTTTTTTAAAGGTTTTTCCAAAAATGCCATTCTGTATTGGATTTTCGGAATGCTTTTGTTGCCAAGTATTTTTTTGTCGTTTTTTACTTTGAATTTTGAAACAGATATTAGAAAAGCCATCACATTTAATATAATTGGGCCTATTACACTGATGGTTTGTTCAATTTATTGCTATCAACGCAAAATTACTTTTGAACAAATAAAAAAAATACTAGACATGTTAGCTTATCCATTGATGGCTACTCTAGTTTATATGTATTTGTATACTCCAAGTGTTAAAGATGTTGTAACTAATACGGAATCAAATTTTGAAACTTCTGGTGGCTTTGGTCCCAATCAAGTGTCAACAATATTAGGTTTAGGTATTTTTCTTTTTTTTGTTAAGATTGTTTTAAGTTCTAAAACAACATTAATTAGAAATATTAATATTTTATTTTTTATCATCATTACTTTTAGAGGAATAGTTACATTTTCAAGAGGGGGAGTGATCACCGGTTTTGTGATGATTTTGGTAGTAGTGTTTTTACTTTTGTATTATACCAAGGCTGAAGCAAAATCGAAAGTTGTAATGTTGGTTGTTTTTGGAGCATTTGCGCTAGGAGGTATATGGTTATATAGCTCAATCCAAACTAGTGGATTAATTGATAAACGTTATGCTAATCAAGACGCAAGAGGAAGAGAAAAACTAAGTAAACTTACTGGTAGAGAACAATTGATAGAATCAGAGTTTAATATGTTTTTGGAAAATCCTATATTTGGGGTAGGGGTTGGTAAAAATAAAGAATATCGATTAGAGACTACAGGTCTTGATGCTGCATCACATAATGAAATTACCAGAATGTTAGCTGAACATGGAATGTTCGGTCTTTTTGCATTGATAATATTATTAATAACACCATTTTTACTATACCTGAATAATCAACAAAATATTTTTGTCTTTTCATTTGTTATATTCTGGCTTTTAACCATCAATCATGCCGCAATGCGAATTGCAGCTCCTGCTTTTATTTATGCCTTATCACTTTTAAAAGTTTCATTTATCAATGAAGAAGCACCTGTTGTACATAGGGAATCAACTGTCTAA
- a CDS encoding glycosyltransferase family 4 protein, producing the protein MHICFLTSEYPKEGFPHGGLGSFTKTMAEALTQKGIQVSVVGLNYNAINETQQLNGVTIIRVKKSKVKGLAWFFNSIAIATTIANLHKKKPINSIEGAELSFAFLPKIKDIKYVIRLHGGHHFFAEAENREINKWKGFQEKRSFKKADAFISVSNYVKTHTANYLSYHNKPIEVIFNPISSLLFQPQKSEIEKNNITFAGTICEKKGVRQLIQAFPFIKEKFPNAILNIYGRDWFFPDGSSYVKMLQETELPQLGDVSKDVIFHGVLSYEKIHNAYAKAAVCVFPSHMETLGLVAPEAMAMEKAVVFTKLGPGPEVITHNETGLLCNPHEPTDIANKVIQILDNEDLAHQLGKKARIKVLEQFDIKTIVEENIKFYTKILT; encoded by the coding sequence ATGCACATTTGTTTTCTTACCAGCGAATACCCTAAAGAAGGCTTCCCGCATGGCGGTTTAGGTAGTTTTACAAAAACCATGGCCGAAGCATTAACACAAAAAGGAATACAGGTTTCGGTTGTGGGTTTAAATTATAATGCAATTAATGAAACACAACAGCTGAATGGTGTTACAATTATTCGGGTAAAAAAAAGTAAAGTAAAGGGGTTGGCTTGGTTTTTTAATTCAATAGCAATAGCAACAACGATTGCAAATTTGCATAAAAAAAAGCCAATTAATAGTATTGAAGGTGCTGAACTCTCTTTCGCATTTTTACCTAAAATAAAAGATATAAAGTATGTAATTCGTTTGCATGGTGGGCATCATTTTTTTGCTGAAGCTGAAAACAGAGAAATTAATAAATGGAAAGGTTTTCAAGAAAAACGTTCGTTTAAAAAAGCCGATGCTTTTATTTCCGTTTCAAACTATGTAAAAACCCATACGGCAAACTATTTAAGTTATCATAATAAACCAATTGAAGTAATTTTTAACCCAATCAGTAGTCTGTTGTTTCAACCTCAAAAGAGTGAAATAGAAAAAAATAATATAACTTTTGCAGGAACCATTTGTGAGAAAAAAGGAGTGCGTCAGCTAATTCAAGCCTTTCCATTCATAAAAGAAAAATTCCCAAATGCCATTTTAAATATTTATGGAAGAGATTGGTTTTTTCCGGATGGAAGTTCTTATGTGAAAATGTTGCAAGAGACCGAATTGCCACAATTGGGAGATGTATCAAAAGATGTTATTTTTCATGGAGTTTTATCTTATGAAAAAATTCACAATGCGTATGCAAAAGCTGCCGTTTGTGTGTTTCCATCACACATGGAAACACTAGGTTTAGTTGCTCCTGAGGCAATGGCAATGGAAAAGGCTGTAGTATTCACAAAATTAGGGCCAGGACCTGAAGTAATTACGCATAACGAAACAGGTTTGTTGTGCAATCCACACGAGCCAACTGATATAGCCAACAAAGTTATTCAAATTCTAGATAATGAAGATTTAGCACATCAGCTAGGAAAAAAAGCAAGGATTAAAGTGTTAGAACAATTTGATATTAAGACCATCGTTGAAGAAAATATAAAGTTTTATACTAAAATTTTAACATAA
- a CDS encoding exopolysaccharide biosynthesis polyprenyl glycosylphosphotransferase — MHNKKRIHFEISERKILLRTMDVLFIVLILALIGHFLQFDYFKVSRTNFYWTIVLAVYINFFGTIFEMYNLQTASNRFQVSKSIVLTTALTTLLYLLTPLYTPVLPSNRLQIILFFFAIFFALLIWRNLYIVFLASNRFVKKVLFIGSSKEIDDLVAELFTVNPHYKVVGYVATDEVPQKTRIHLVDEAHLENFIYKNYVSEIVVSQIKNKSNSVELYAELLRYLERGLVIRQYKEVYENSTYRLPINFESKELYKFFPFSRSNQNKLYVYFSRIFDIGFSVLGLLGFFSIAPILWLVNLIANRGSFFYSQERVGKNGIPFTIYKLRTMVQDAEKNGAVFATVGDARITPFGKFLRKTRLDELPQFINVLKGEMAIIGPRPERPVFVTEISAIIPLYQTRHVIKPGLTGWAQVNYSYGSNLEDSLMKLRYDLYYIKHRSLFLDINIVLKTMSTILFFRGQ, encoded by the coding sequence ATGCACAACAAAAAAAGAATTCATTTTGAAATTTCTGAACGTAAAATCCTTTTGCGTACAATGGATGTGCTTTTTATAGTGTTAATTTTAGCATTAATTGGGCATTTTCTTCAATTCGATTATTTTAAAGTTTCAAGGACAAATTTCTACTGGACTATCGTTTTAGCCGTTTACATTAATTTTTTTGGAACTATTTTCGAAATGTATAATTTACAAACAGCTAGTAATCGCTTTCAAGTTTCAAAAAGTATTGTACTTACAACCGCTTTGACAACGCTTTTGTATTTGTTAACGCCTCTGTATACTCCAGTTTTGCCTTCCAATCGATTGCAAATTATTTTGTTTTTCTTTGCCATATTCTTCGCTTTATTGATTTGGCGTAATTTGTATATTGTTTTTTTAGCTTCCAATCGATTTGTAAAAAAAGTACTTTTCATAGGGAGCAGCAAAGAAATTGATGATTTAGTTGCCGAATTATTTACAGTTAATCCTCACTACAAAGTTGTAGGTTATGTTGCTACAGATGAGGTTCCTCAAAAAACAAGAATTCATTTGGTAGACGAAGCCCATTTAGAAAATTTTATTTATAAAAATTATGTGTCAGAAATTGTAGTTTCGCAAATAAAAAACAAAAGTAACTCGGTTGAATTATACGCTGAGTTATTGCGTTATTTGGAGCGCGGATTAGTCATACGACAATACAAAGAAGTATACGAAAATAGCACTTACAGATTGCCGATTAACTTTGAGAGTAAAGAATTGTATAAGTTTTTTCCTTTTAGTCGTAGCAATCAAAATAAGTTATATGTCTATTTCAGCCGAATTTTTGATATAGGTTTTTCGGTTTTGGGTTTGCTCGGGTTCTTTTCAATTGCACCCATTTTGTGGTTGGTAAATCTTATAGCCAACCGTGGAAGCTTTTTTTATTCGCAAGAACGAGTAGGAAAAAACGGAATCCCTTTTACAATTTACAAATTGCGAACAATGGTTCAAGATGCAGAGAAAAATGGTGCTGTTTTTGCAACTGTTGGTGATGCTAGGATAACTCCATTTGGTAAGTTTCTTCGAAAAACGCGTTTAGACGAATTGCCTCAATTTATTAATGTGCTAAAAGGTGAAATGGCAATCATTGGTCCACGACCAGAACGCCCAGTTTTTGTTACTGAAATTTCGGCTATAATTCCCTTGTATCAAACTAGACACGTAATTAAGCCAGGACTTACGGGTTGGGCTCAAGTGAATTATTCGTATGGTTCTAATCTAGAAGATAGTTTGATGAAATTGCGCTACGATTTATATTACATTAAACACCGAAGTTTGTTTTTGGATATCAATATCGTTTTAAAAACAATGAGTACTATTTTGTTTTTTAGAGGACAATAA
- a CDS encoding glycosyltransferase, protein MKSVQDIRVIQLIDSLEPGGAERMAVTIANTFGNELSFSGLVVTRLEGSLKESINSKVDYLFLEKEKALDFSALLRLRKFVIKNKVLVVHAHGSSYFFAVLLKMTIPSIKIFWHDHFGNRVENSKANFFIKISSYFFSGVFTVNQELQSWALKHLKTINIHFIPNYIEEKATEKAVTFLKGEEGKRIVLLANLRTPKNHLLAVSAFSQSKMASLGWTLHFIGKDNSDQYSNHLKKKIETENLMHAVFIYGACTDVQHILNQSNVGLLTSTYEGFPVTLLEYGRANVLVVCSNVGYCSQIIRNDETGFCFESEDENALVHVLKQITNKPFENKRLASNLNIFVNQNYSAKQVMNKMLVAYQKTL, encoded by the coding sequence GTGAAATCAGTTCAAGATATTAGAGTAATTCAGTTAATTGATAGTTTAGAGCCAGGTGGCGCTGAACGAATGGCAGTTACTATTGCAAATACTTTTGGAAATGAACTTTCTTTTTCTGGATTAGTGGTTACTCGTTTAGAAGGTAGTTTAAAAGAGAGCATCAACTCAAAAGTAGATTATCTTTTTTTAGAAAAGGAAAAAGCATTAGATTTTTCAGCATTATTGCGGTTAAGAAAGTTTGTAATAAAGAACAAGGTTTTAGTTGTTCATGCACACGGTAGTTCGTATTTTTTTGCTGTTTTATTAAAAATGACTATTCCATCAATAAAAATATTTTGGCATGATCATTTTGGAAATAGAGTTGAAAATAGTAAGGCAAATTTTTTTATAAAAATCTCTTCCTATTTTTTTAGTGGTGTTTTTACAGTGAATCAAGAACTTCAATCTTGGGCTTTAAAGCATTTAAAAACAATCAACATTCATTTTATTCCAAATTATATTGAAGAAAAGGCAACAGAAAAAGCTGTTACTTTTTTAAAAGGAGAAGAAGGAAAAAGAATCGTTTTGTTGGCTAATTTAAGAACGCCTAAAAATCATCTTTTAGCAGTTTCTGCTTTTTCTCAAAGCAAAATGGCTTCTTTGGGATGGACATTACATTTTATCGGAAAAGACAACTCAGATCAATATTCAAATCATTTAAAGAAGAAAATTGAAACTGAAAATTTAATGCATGCTGTTTTTATTTATGGTGCTTGTACAGATGTTCAACATATTTTAAATCAATCAAACGTGGGTCTTTTAACTTCCACTTATGAAGGTTTTCCAGTTACTTTATTGGAATATGGGAGAGCAAATGTTTTAGTAGTTTGTTCAAATGTAGGTTATTGTAGTCAAATTATTAGAAATGATGAAACAGGATTCTGTTTTGAGTCGGAAGATGAAAATGCATTAGTCCATGTTTTAAAACAAATTACAAATAAACCATTCGAAAATAAGCGATTGGCTTCTAATTTGAATATTTTTGTAAATCAAAATTATTCAGCTAAACAAGTAATGAATAAAATGCTGGTTGCCTATCAAAAAACATTATGA
- a CDS encoding sensor histidine kinase — MISQIEEENRIKALKEYNVLDTLPEEIFDDITLIASSICHMPIATISLVDGTRQFFKSKIGIDFTETPIEHSVCYQAILSKEEIFEVPDLRMDDRFKESPLVSEAPNLVSYYGVPLASNTGIVFGMLCVVSSNKVQEINEEQKQTLKKLAKQIIYILELRKRNEELTVYHGKLSKYAEEMESFAYTAAHDLRSPLRAITSFLQLIEARSTTADEKNKNYFKIIFDSVKRLDRLIVDLLDYAKSNKKVEDNVSVNIDLLVSTIFEGLRGEYHSTSPQLVKHNLPVLSTSKVAIHMIFNNLIDNALKYQKEGHAAVITVNYQEEPQAHVFEVIDNGIGIETEFLELIFKPFKRLHTQAAYPGSGLGLAAVMKMIESINGTITVRSTPDEGSVFVFSIPK; from the coding sequence ATGATTTCCCAAATTGAAGAAGAAAACCGAATAAAAGCTTTAAAAGAATATAATGTTTTAGATACATTGCCCGAGGAAATTTTTGATGACATTACTCTAATTGCTTCCTCTATTTGTCATATGCCTATCGCAACGATTAGTTTGGTTGATGGTACTCGACAATTTTTTAAGTCTAAAATAGGGATAGACTTTACTGAAACCCCAATTGAACATTCTGTTTGTTATCAAGCAATACTTTCTAAAGAAGAAATATTTGAGGTTCCCGATTTGCGAATGGATGACCGATTTAAAGAAAGTCCTTTGGTAAGTGAAGCGCCTAATTTAGTGAGTTATTATGGTGTTCCTTTAGCATCTAACACGGGTATCGTATTTGGAATGCTTTGTGTAGTGAGCAGTAATAAAGTTCAAGAAATCAATGAAGAGCAAAAACAAACTCTTAAAAAATTAGCCAAGCAAATTATCTATATTTTAGAATTGCGAAAAAGAAATGAAGAACTCACGGTTTATCATGGTAAATTATCCAAATATGCAGAAGAAATGGAGTCTTTTGCTTATACAGCTGCACATGATTTAAGATCGCCATTGCGAGCCATTACCTCTTTTTTACAGTTGATTGAAGCCCGAAGTACAACCGCTGATGAAAAAAATAAAAATTATTTTAAAATTATTTTTGATAGTGTAAAACGATTGGATCGATTGATTGTGGATTTACTTGATTATGCTAAATCCAACAAAAAAGTGGAGGATAATGTCTCTGTAAACATTGATTTACTTGTTTCTACTATTTTTGAAGGCTTACGGGGCGAATATCATTCTACTTCACCACAGCTTGTAAAACATAATTTACCAGTGCTTTCTACATCAAAAGTGGCTATCCATATGATTTTTAATAATCTTATAGACAATGCTTTAAAATATCAAAAAGAAGGTCATGCAGCAGTAATTACTGTTAATTATCAAGAGGAGCCTCAAGCACATGTTTTTGAAGTAATTGATAATGGTATTGGTATTGAAACCGAATTCTTAGAATTGATTTTTAAGCCATTTAAACGTTTACACACTCAAGCTGCTTATCCTGGAAGTGGATTAGGTTTGGCAGCCGTTATGAAGATGATTGAAAGTATAAATGGAACCATTACAGTGCGCTCAACTCCCGATGAAGGATCTGTCTTTGTGTTTTCGATTCCAAAATAA
- a CDS encoding response regulator, producing the protein MLQNIKKIMIVDDNEFDCYITSKLIMSHDDSIEIMEFNSSLTAIQYLEEYQDDLEKLPKLIFLDIYMPILDGFEFIEKFNTLSDTVKSFTKICVLSTTVDDFYIHKAKENENIFFTSKPITMEFIQSLKA; encoded by the coding sequence ATGTTACAGAACATAAAAAAAATAATGATAGTTGATGACAATGAATTCGATTGTTACATCACTTCAAAATTAATAATGAGTCACGATGATTCCATAGAAATTATGGAATTTAATTCATCATTAACCGCTATTCAATACCTTGAAGAGTATCAAGATGATCTAGAAAAATTACCAAAATTAATTTTTCTAGATATTTATATGCCTATTTTAGATGGATTTGAATTTATTGAAAAGTTTAATACACTTTCAGATACTGTAAAAAGTTTTACTAAAATTTGTGTGTTGTCTACCACAGTTGATGATTTTTATATTCACAAAGCTAAAGAAAACGAAAACATTTTTTTTACCAGTAAACCCATTACCATGGAATTCATACAAAGTTTAAAAGCCTAA